In Phaeobacter inhibens DSM 16374, the following proteins share a genomic window:
- a CDS encoding DUF4159 domain-containing protein, translating into MTTIAGIGFTAPWLLLALLALPLLWLLLRAVPPAPRTRLFPAVTLLLGLRDDDSLSDRTPWWLLLLRLMAVAAAIVGLAGPVLNPTATPTGRGPLLVVLDGSWAGAPDWDRTREEIDHLLAEAGRADRPVAVLRLTAPQPPEFQSAASWRRQIIGEAPQAWQPTPEQLARARTQIDTLEGGFDSLWFSDGLTYAGRDDLLATLRQRGRLTVYEHATPRLALRPVVYVDGAMEITVVRSTPQAASGDGRGATGPGAGDDQTVTVLAKGPDPGGTMRTLGSVTVDFADPDNTSADGSEATARLSLPAELRARIRLFELQGQTSAGAVSLADDGLRRREVALISAQSGNEGLALLSPLHYLRKALAPTADLLEGGLSDLLPANPDVIVLADTARLPPDQEAAVVDWASDGGLLLRFAGPRLAASDTARTDEEPLLPVRLRIGGRSIGGAMSWGEPKTLAPFAEDSPFFGLNIPPDVTVSSQVVAQPDPSLAERVIAELSDGTPLVTRKPLGNGQIVLFHVTANAEWSSLPLSGLFVQMMERLAISSGSKPAEAVDLEGTTWAPLQVLDGFGDLFDADALPGVAGPDLIAATAGPELQPGLYQNGDRRIARNVMRTEDQLTPAQWPLSLPVNGYGATPERPLGGLLISLALLLLALDVIAALLLSGLLPRQPQTSASKMRNMISLLLLATSVWVISPGHDTRSHAQGNAIAIEEVTPSPPSDPAADALAAERAAELTLAHVLTGDPQVDQLARDGLQGLSNTLRFRTSVEPAPPATVDLERDELAFYPLLYWPVTANQAMPSGAAYDRLNTYLRTGGMILFDTRDADLTRAGASSPAGRRLQQLALRLDVPPLEPLPADHVLTRAFYLLQDFPGRHNRGAVWVEAAPADAQQVEGIPFRNLNDGVTPVVIGGNDWAAAWAVDDNGRPLLPVGRGYAGERQRELAYRFGVNLVMHVLTGNYKSDQVHVPALLDRLGQ; encoded by the coding sequence ATGACAACCATTGCAGGCATCGGCTTTACAGCCCCCTGGCTGCTGCTGGCGCTTCTGGCGCTACCACTGTTGTGGCTGCTGTTACGGGCGGTGCCCCCTGCCCCGCGCACACGCCTGTTTCCAGCGGTTACCCTGCTTCTGGGATTGCGCGACGACGACAGCCTGTCGGACCGCACCCCATGGTGGCTGCTCTTGCTGCGACTGATGGCCGTGGCGGCAGCCATTGTCGGGCTGGCGGGACCAGTTCTCAACCCCACCGCGACCCCGACCGGGCGTGGCCCGTTGCTGGTGGTGCTGGATGGCAGCTGGGCCGGCGCCCCGGACTGGGACCGCACCCGAGAGGAAATCGACCATCTTCTGGCTGAGGCCGGACGCGCTGATCGCCCGGTCGCCGTACTACGCCTGACCGCCCCCCAACCGCCTGAGTTCCAAAGCGCGGCAAGCTGGCGTCGTCAAATCATCGGTGAGGCACCGCAAGCCTGGCAGCCAACGCCGGAGCAACTGGCGCGTGCCCGGACCCAGATAGACACCCTTGAGGGTGGGTTTGACAGCCTCTGGTTCAGCGACGGGCTGACATATGCAGGCCGGGACGATCTGCTGGCGACGCTGCGCCAACGCGGTCGGCTGACCGTCTATGAACATGCCACCCCCCGGCTGGCACTGCGCCCGGTTGTTTATGTGGATGGCGCAATGGAAATCACCGTCGTTCGTAGCACCCCGCAGGCCGCCTCTGGCGACGGGAGGGGCGCAACAGGCCCCGGCGCAGGCGACGATCAAACCGTGACTGTCCTTGCCAAGGGGCCAGACCCGGGCGGCACCATGCGAACCCTCGGCTCAGTGACAGTGGATTTTGCCGACCCGGACAACACTTCCGCCGACGGCAGTGAAGCCACCGCCCGCCTATCTCTGCCCGCAGAGCTGCGCGCGCGCATCCGCCTGTTCGAGCTGCAGGGCCAAACCAGCGCTGGGGCCGTATCGCTCGCCGATGACGGGCTGCGCCGCCGTGAAGTGGCACTGATCTCAGCCCAAAGCGGTAACGAAGGTCTCGCCCTCCTCTCGCCTCTGCACTATCTGCGCAAGGCGCTGGCACCGACCGCTGATTTGCTTGAGGGCGGGCTAAGCGATCTTCTGCCCGCTAATCCCGACGTGATTGTCCTTGCCGACACCGCCCGTCTGCCCCCCGATCAGGAGGCGGCAGTGGTGGATTGGGCCTCTGACGGCGGGCTGCTGCTGCGTTTCGCCGGTCCCCGGCTGGCCGCCAGCGACACCGCCCGCACCGACGAAGAACCGCTACTGCCTGTGCGCCTGCGGATTGGTGGCCGCAGCATCGGCGGCGCCATGAGCTGGGGAGAACCGAAAACCCTGGCCCCCTTTGCCGAAGACTCTCCCTTTTTCGGGCTGAACATTCCCCCTGATGTCACCGTCAGTTCGCAAGTGGTCGCGCAGCCCGACCCCTCTCTGGCGGAGCGGGTGATCGCAGAACTCTCCGATGGCACACCGCTGGTCACCCGCAAGCCGCTTGGCAATGGTCAGATCGTATTGTTTCACGTGACCGCAAATGCGGAATGGAGCAGCCTGCCGCTCTCCGGTCTGTTTGTGCAGATGATGGAACGGCTGGCGATTTCCTCCGGCTCCAAACCGGCGGAGGCCGTGGATCTGGAAGGCACCACATGGGCACCCCTTCAGGTGCTGGACGGCTTTGGTGATCTCTTCGATGCAGATGCGCTGCCCGGTGTGGCCGGGCCAGATCTGATCGCCGCCACAGCAGGACCTGAGCTGCAACCCGGGCTCTATCAAAACGGCGACCGGCGGATCGCACGCAATGTGATGCGCACAGAGGATCAGCTAACTCCGGCGCAGTGGCCCCTCAGCCTCCCTGTCAACGGCTATGGGGCCACGCCCGAACGCCCGCTGGGTGGCCTGCTGATCAGCCTCGCCCTCCTTCTCCTGGCCCTTGATGTGATTGCGGCCCTGTTGCTCTCCGGGCTTCTGCCACGCCAGCCGCAGACCTCAGCGAGCAAGATGCGCAACATGATCTCGCTTCTGCTGTTGGCCACCTCCGTCTGGGTCATCAGCCCCGGTCACGACACGCGCAGCCACGCCCAAGGCAACGCCATCGCGATTGAGGAGGTTACCCCCTCCCCCCCGTCTGATCCCGCAGCTGATGCCTTGGCCGCAGAGCGAGCAGCCGAGCTGACACTGGCCCATGTGCTGACCGGCGACCCCCAGGTCGATCAACTGGCGCGTGACGGTTTGCAGGGGCTGTCCAACACGCTGCGGTTCCGCACCTCGGTCGAGCCCGCCCCCCCCGCCACTGTTGATCTGGAGCGCGACGAGCTGGCCTTCTACCCACTGCTCTACTGGCCGGTGACCGCCAATCAGGCGATGCCCTCGGGCGCGGCCTATGACCGGCTCAACACCTATTTGCGTACCGGCGGGATGATCCTCTTTGACACCCGCGATGCCGATCTGACCCGCGCCGGGGCCAGCAGCCCCGCCGGACGCCGCCTGCAACAGTTGGCACTGCGGCTGGATGTACCACCGCTGGAGCCACTGCCCGCCGACCATGTGCTGACCCGCGCTTTCTACCTGCTGCAGGATTTCCCCGGACGCCACAACCGCGGCGCCGTCTGGGTCGAAGCCGCGCCCGCTGACGCCCAACAGGTCGAAGGCATCCCATTTCGCAACCTCAACGATGGTGTTACGCCGGTTGTTATCGGTGGCAACGATTGGGCCGCCGCCTGGGCCGTGGACGACAATGGCCGCCCCCTGCTGCCGGTTGGGCGCGGCTACGCGGGCGAGCGTCAGCGCGAACTGGCCTACCGTTTTGGTGTCAATCTGGTGATGCATGTGCTGACCGGGAATTACAAATCCGATCAGGTGCATGTCCCGGCTCTGCTTGATCGGTTGGGGCAATGA
- a CDS encoding membrane protein translates to MTQTILFDPLVPWSVIWLLAALTTAVLTLAVWKRLAGWPMRALAALVLIGALSGPVYQIEDRAPLNDIVLVLEDKTASQALSDRPEQTSVAVTALETALAQRANTEVRRIPIDSIPAREGRSDNSGTLLMGALAEALANVPRGRVAGIIAISDGQIHDVAQTPALPAPLHLLLTGRPGDWDRRLIVKNAPSFAIIGEPVTLTLRIEDQGDAPTAGDLAELAISIGGAEPQRFNLPVGVDFDLPLTLPHGGRNVIQFTVPTAEGELTDRNNAALVQINGVRDRLRVLLVSGEPHPGGRTWRNLLKSDSAVDLVHFTILRPPEKQDGVPVDELSLIAFPTRELFLEKINDFDLIIFDRYKRRGILPAIYLDNVADYVQRGGAVLVAAGPDFASADSIYRSPLSSILPASPSARVLERAYRPEITDLGQRHPVTADLTGAADWGRWLRQIEVDVPEGHVLMSGVDSRPLLVLNRVEEGRVALLASDHAWLWSRGYEGGGPQLELLRRLAHWMMKEPELEEDVLSAEATGQRMRIQRRSLDADVGEVTVTAPDGNTAMVTLTQTAPGRWEGRYEGPEPGLYRLKEGEQSTVIGLGPAAPREFEQTIATGEIMAAAVAQTRGGVRSLHDGIPSLRNVRAGRVAAGRGWIGLTPRDAYRTTSVRQTPLLPAWLVLLMASAAIIAGWLREGRR, encoded by the coding sequence ATGACGCAGACCATCCTCTTCGACCCGCTGGTCCCCTGGTCTGTGATCTGGCTGCTGGCGGCCCTTACCACGGCAGTACTCACTCTCGCGGTCTGGAAACGTCTGGCCGGATGGCCCATGCGCGCCCTTGCTGCCCTCGTCCTGATCGGCGCCCTCAGCGGTCCGGTCTACCAGATCGAGGATCGCGCCCCGCTCAATGATATCGTGCTGGTGCTGGAGGACAAAACTGCCAGCCAAGCCCTTTCCGACCGTCCAGAACAGACCAGCGTCGCCGTGACAGCGCTGGAAACCGCGCTCGCCCAGCGGGCCAATACCGAGGTCCGCCGGATCCCGATCGACAGCATACCAGCGCGCGAGGGCCGCAGCGACAACAGCGGCACCCTCCTGATGGGCGCGCTGGCAGAGGCGCTGGCCAATGTGCCACGCGGACGGGTCGCCGGGATCATTGCGATCAGCGATGGTCAGATCCATGACGTCGCACAAACCCCGGCCCTGCCTGCCCCGCTGCATCTGCTACTGACCGGCCGCCCCGGTGATTGGGACCGGCGGCTGATCGTGAAGAACGCCCCCAGTTTTGCCATCATCGGTGAACCGGTGACGCTGACCCTCAGGATTGAGGATCAGGGCGATGCTCCGACAGCGGGCGACCTGGCGGAACTGGCGATTTCCATCGGCGGCGCCGAGCCTCAGCGCTTCAACCTGCCCGTTGGTGTCGATTTCGACCTGCCGCTGACCCTGCCTCATGGCGGACGCAATGTGATCCAATTTACCGTCCCCACCGCCGAAGGCGAGCTCACAGATCGTAACAATGCCGCGCTGGTCCAGATCAACGGTGTCCGCGACCGCCTGCGTGTGTTGCTGGTCTCCGGCGAGCCGCATCCCGGCGGGCGCACGTGGCGCAATCTGCTGAAATCCGACAGCGCCGTGGATCTTGTACATTTCACCATCCTGCGCCCCCCGGAAAAACAGGATGGTGTACCGGTGGATGAGCTGTCGCTGATTGCCTTCCCCACGCGGGAGCTGTTTCTGGAGAAGATCAACGATTTCGATCTGATCATCTTTGACCGTTATAAGCGCCGTGGCATCCTGCCCGCGATCTACCTCGACAATGTGGCCGATTACGTGCAGCGCGGTGGCGCCGTTCTTGTCGCTGCGGGGCCGGATTTTGCCAGCGCCGACAGTATCTATCGCTCACCGCTCTCCAGCATTCTGCCCGCCAGCCCTTCGGCGCGGGTCCTGGAACGGGCCTACCGGCCCGAGATCACCGACCTCGGCCAGCGCCATCCTGTCACCGCTGATCTGACCGGCGCTGCTGATTGGGGTCGCTGGTTGCGCCAGATCGAAGTCGACGTGCCCGAAGGCCATGTTTTGATGAGCGGCGTCGACTCCCGTCCCCTGCTTGTGTTGAACCGCGTCGAGGAAGGGCGGGTGGCGCTTTTGGCCTCGGATCATGCCTGGCTCTGGAGCCGGGGATACGAGGGCGGCGGCCCACAGCTGGAACTGCTGCGCCGCCTTGCTCACTGGATGATGAAAGAGCCGGAGCTGGAGGAGGATGTCCTCTCCGCCGAGGCCACCGGCCAGCGTATGCGTATTCAGCGCCGCAGTCTCGACGCGGATGTCGGCGAGGTCACCGTCACCGCCCCGGATGGCAACACCGCGATGGTCACCCTGACCCAGACCGCACCCGGCCGGTGGGAAGGCCGCTATGAAGGGCCGGAACCCGGTCTTTACCGGCTGAAAGAGGGTGAGCAATCCACCGTGATCGGCCTCGGCCCTGCGGCCCCGCGCGAATTCGAACAGACCATCGCCACCGGGGAGATCATGGCCGCCGCTGTGGCCCAGACACGCGGCGGCGTGCGGTCGCTTCATGATGGCATACCCAGCCTGCGCAACGTACGCGCCGGACGTGTTGCAGCAGGGCGCGGCTGGATCGGCCTGACACCGCGTGACGCCTATCGTACCACCTCGGTCAGGCAGACGCCGCTGCTGCCCGCCTGGCTGGTTCTGCTGATGGCCAGCGCTGCGATCATCGCTGGCTGGCTGCGCGAGGGGCGGCGCTGA
- the pbpC gene encoding penicillin-binding protein 1C produces MSGLCAAVVIGVVAFNAWVEKTPMPATLAETATELRDRNGQLLRAYPVADGIWRMAVTVDQVDAGYRAMLLRYEDKRFYDHNGVDALALLRAAAQALWQGRVVSGGSTLSMQVARLLEDGSTGRWAGKLRQIRLALALERRLSKAQILELYLIHAPFGGNIEGVRAASYAWFGKEPSRLTPAEAALLVALPQAPEARRPDRMPEDARRARNRVLQRMRNAGVLAADAAETAAQAPMPRGMRVFPQLAPHLADYLVAETPEQARIDLTLEAGLQQRLAQLLTESVARQDARLSAAVLVADHQSGEILASVGSSGYRDDLRQGFVDMTRAPRSPGSTLKPLVYGLAFDQGLAHPETLIHDGPIDIDGYAPQNFDGRFRGDLRIRRALQLSLNTPVIQLTQALGPARLMSALRRGGARPRLPGGKPGLAVALGGVGVSLRDLVQVYAGLAAGGQGPRLRARLQAPYDRMPRLMSKVSAWQIGDILRGVPPPAGAPAGMVAYKTGTSYGHRDTWAIGWDGRYVVGVWLGRADGTPVPGAFGAELAAPLLFEAFGRIGRGFTPFPAAPASTLRVATAELPLPLQRFDRGGVGGPPGERLQLAFPPDGAALLLAEGGQMTLRIKGGEAPFLVLANQTPVVTGARRRSIDLLGLERGFSTLVVVDRNGRSDQARVRITRPDE; encoded by the coding sequence TTGTCTGGCCTATGTGCGGCGGTGGTGATCGGCGTTGTGGCCTTCAACGCCTGGGTCGAGAAGACACCGATGCCCGCCACGCTGGCGGAGACCGCGACAGAGTTGCGTGACCGCAATGGCCAATTGTTGCGGGCCTATCCGGTGGCGGATGGGATCTGGCGTATGGCTGTAACCGTGGATCAGGTCGATGCAGGCTATCGCGCAATGTTGCTGCGATATGAAGACAAGCGGTTCTATGACCACAATGGTGTCGATGCGCTGGCGCTATTGCGGGCGGCGGCACAGGCCCTGTGGCAGGGGCGGGTGGTTTCGGGCGGGTCAACGCTGAGCATGCAGGTGGCGCGACTGCTGGAGGATGGGAGTACCGGGCGCTGGGCGGGCAAGCTGCGGCAGATTCGGTTGGCGCTGGCCTTAGAACGTCGCCTCAGCAAGGCCCAGATTTTAGAACTGTATCTGATCCACGCGCCGTTTGGCGGCAACATCGAAGGGGTGCGTGCGGCGAGCTATGCCTGGTTCGGCAAAGAGCCGTCGCGGCTCACCCCCGCCGAAGCGGCGTTGCTGGTGGCGCTGCCGCAGGCACCGGAGGCGCGCCGCCCGGATCGTATGCCGGAAGACGCGCGCCGGGCCCGCAATCGTGTGTTGCAGCGGATGCGCAATGCCGGGGTGCTGGCTGCTGACGCAGCAGAGACCGCGGCACAGGCGCCGATGCCACGGGGCATGCGGGTTTTTCCTCAGCTGGCGCCACATCTGGCGGATTATCTGGTGGCAGAGACACCGGAGCAGGCGCGAATTGATCTGACCCTGGAAGCGGGACTGCAGCAGCGTCTGGCGCAGCTGCTGACGGAAAGCGTGGCGCGGCAGGATGCCAGGCTCTCGGCGGCGGTGCTGGTGGCGGATCACCAGAGCGGCGAGATCCTCGCCTCTGTCGGATCGTCTGGGTACCGCGATGATCTGCGGCAGGGGTTTGTGGATATGACACGGGCCCCACGTTCCCCCGGATCGACGCTGAAACCGTTGGTTTACGGTCTCGCTTTTGATCAGGGGCTGGCCCATCCTGAGACGCTGATCCACGACGGGCCGATTGATATCGATGGTTATGCGCCACAGAATTTCGACGGCCGCTTCCGGGGGGATCTGCGGATACGGCGGGCGCTGCAGCTGTCGCTGAACACACCGGTGATACAGCTGACGCAGGCATTGGGCCCGGCGCGGCTGATGTCAGCGTTGCGGCGGGGCGGCGCACGCCCCCGGTTGCCGGGCGGCAAGCCGGGGCTGGCCGTGGCGCTGGGCGGGGTCGGCGTGTCGCTGCGTGATCTGGTGCAGGTCTACGCTGGGCTGGCGGCTGGCGGGCAAGGCCCCCGGTTGCGGGCGCGCCTGCAGGCCCCTTATGATCGGATGCCGCGTCTGATGAGCAAGGTCTCTGCCTGGCAGATCGGCGATATTCTGCGCGGTGTGCCGCCTCCAGCCGGGGCGCCTGCGGGTATGGTGGCCTATAAGACCGGAACATCCTACGGGCACCGCGATACCTGGGCGATCGGATGGGATGGCCGCTATGTGGTGGGGGTCTGGCTGGGACGGGCGGATGGCACGCCGGTGCCGGGAGCCTTTGGAGCGGAGTTGGCGGCGCCACTGTTGTTTGAGGCCTTTGGGCGGATTGGACGCGGGTTTACCCCCTTTCCAGCCGCACCGGCCTCTACCCTGCGCGTCGCTACGGCGGAGCTGCCGTTGCCGTTGCAGCGCTTTGACAGGGGGGGTGTTGGTGGCCCGCCCGGTGAGCGCCTGCAGCTGGCCTTTCCCCCGGATGGGGCGGCTCTGTTGCTGGCTGAGGGCGGGCAAATGACCCTGCGGATCAAGGGCGGCGAGGCGCCGTTTCTGGTGCTGGCCAATCAGACACCGGTGGTGACTGGTGCTCGCCGTCGCAGCATCGATCTGCTGGGGCTGGAACGCGGGTTTTCAACGCTGGTGGTTGTTGACCGTAACGGCAGATCGGATCAGGCACGGGTGCGCATCACCCGCCCGGATGAGTAG